The nucleotide sequence TTGCCCTTGGCCTTCGCCGGACGCGCCAGGTAGCCACGCATCTTGCCGTAGCCCTTCGGTGAGTCGTACTCCGCGTACTCCGTCTTCAGCCGCGCGTCGTCCTTTTGGACCTGCTGCGCTTCCGCGAACTTCGGCGACAGCAGGCCCAGCAGCATGGCGGCGGTGACGCCGCCGGTGGCAAAGCGCGCCGCCCTCTCGAGGAAGCCGCGGCGATCGATGTCGCCGTGCACGTACGCATCGAAGAGGAGCAGCAGGTCCTGGTCGAAATCTTCAGCGCGCTTCATCTCCATGTGCTCCTCCGTGGACGTGAGCCCTTCGCTGCCGGCCATATCAACTTCGAGGTCGGCCAATACAGCGTTCGTCGGGCCTGACGTCCCTGGAGAAGGGGGCGCGTTCAGTTCCTAGCGGAGTGAACCCGAACCCTCCCCGGTCCGCAGCATCGTGTCGGACGCCGCCGGTTGGAAGCGCCCGCGCGCGCCGCGCTGGAACAGCCAGGCGGCGCCGAGAAACAGGGCGATGAAGCCAGCGTTGAGCGTCAGGACCTCGGCCGGCGGGCTCCACGGCATCCCCCATCCGGCGAGCACCGCCATTACGGCGATCGCGGCCTGGGTGACGGCCATCGCAACCATGGTGCGGGCCATGCCGGCCGCGCGCAGGCGCACGATGAAGGCACCGGAGAGGCCGACGAGCAGCACACCGCCGTAGAGCAGGTTGGTGCGGTCGCCGTCCGCGCCGATGATGCCGACGCCGAGGCCCAGCCAGATGAGGCTGAGCGAGGCAAAGAGAGCGAGGCCAAGGGCGGCCCGGTACGCGGTGGTGGGGGTCGCGGTTCGCATGGGCGTGTCTCCGGTGGCGATGATGGAAAGGGCCACGGTGTGAGTCAGGGGTGACCCTTGGTTGGGTCGGGCCCCCATGAGGCACACCTAAGGTGGCACCTCCGCGCGAGGGCGGCGGGGCGGTCAGGGCCAGCGGTCGAAATCCGGCGCCAGGCGTCGCAGGGAGCAGGCGGCCGGCATCAGCGGGCGGCTCTTACAGCGAGGCGCCTCCGCTTCGAGCCGAGAGCCCTCACGACCGCACGCTGAGCGGCCTCACATCGGGCGCCTGCCATGCGAGACAGAAGCGCCCGGACCACCGAGCGCCCCACGGTCAAGCTGCCGTGGGGCACTCCTGGGACGGGCGCTGAGCAGCCCGGCCGGCCGCATCAGGCCTGCGGCGCCATCCAGACCAGGTTCCACAGGTGGCCGTCGAGGTCCTCGAAGCCCTGGTCATACATGAAGCCGCGGTCCTCGGGCGGATGCGGAGTACGGCCGCCGGAGGCGACGGCCTTGGCGATCAGACGGTCCACTTCTTCCCGGCTCTCGCAGCTCAGGGCGATGATGACCTCGTTGGCCTCCTTCGCCTGCACGACGGGCTTGTCGATGAGGGACTTGAAGAACGCTTCGGTCATCAGCATGGCATGAATGCTGCCCTCTGCGATGACCATGAACGCAACGCTCTCGTTGCTGAACTGTGGATTGAAGCTGAAGCCGAGCGCGGAAAAGAAGGCCTTGGACTTGTCCAGATCCTTGACCGGCAGGTTGAAGATGATCTGCTTGTTCATGACGTCCCGTGTCGAAAGGTGGGTTGAAAAACGGGTCCTGCCTCCGGACGACGAACGGTGACGCAGGAGATCGACAGGCGCGCGAAGAGAATTTTCGCTGCGAGGGCGCTCACCAGACCGCTTCGCTGTTGCGCCACGCCGGCAGTTCTCGCAGGAGCAGGGTGGTGGCGGTGGCGGGGGGCGCCAACAGCCCGCCGGCCACGCAAA is from Pyxidicoccus xibeiensis and encodes:
- a CDS encoding VOC family protein, with the protein product MNKQIIFNLPVKDLDKSKAFFSALGFSFNPQFSNESVAFMVIAEGSIHAMLMTEAFFKSLIDKPVVQAKEANEVIIALSCESREEVDRLIAKAVASGGRTPHPPEDRGFMYDQGFEDLDGHLWNLVWMAPQA